In the Podospora pseudocomata strain CBS 415.72m chromosome 5, whole genome shotgun sequence genome, one interval contains:
- a CDS encoding hypothetical protein (COG:F; COG:P; EggNog:ENOG503NYTN): MATNDNIEPSAPPYSAQPTALQQQSSSSTDIGYPDEKNASAPVQYAVDPEKQSTQAGSLRGDGRSSLPTVILRLVERFFWKVVQVALFIVFSVWWIYGLVKYRHTDGKGWLIPSLIYIAICLRIFFNFVPSSLVMRPVRTVWKHTAVRVYDRVPTHLHHILAALIAVAVFLIGTFVPEETGDNTRANRAISVFGLMVMLGLLTLTSRNWKLIPWRTVIGGMLSQYIIAIFVLRTKAGYDIFKFISDMARALLGFAKDGLIFLTDEDLANSNWFLTGVIPAIIFFIALVQMLYHVGFLAWFIQKFAVFFFWSLRVSGAEAIVASATPFIGQGESAVLIRPFMDHLTKAEIHQIMTCGFATIAGSVLVAYIGMGLNPQALVSSCIMSIPATLAVSKMRWPETEEPITMGKVEVPKNEEDEETVNALHAFTNGSWLGLKIGATIVACLLTTIAFVALINGLLKWWGSYWGMVTDPLLVDENNKILSIQLILSYCLYPVAWLLGVPKQDLLSVAELIGTKVVINEFKAFADLVDPKQKFVDMLPRSKLIATYACCGFGNIGSLGIQIGVLSTISPKRSGDVVKVSISAFLCGVLCTLTSASIAGMLYNDGMIDMS, translated from the exons ATGGCGACCAACGACAACATCGAGCCCAGTGCTCCTCCCTACTCGGCCCAGCCCACTGCCCTTCAGCAGCAGTCTAGCTCCAGCACCGACATTGGATACCCAGACGAAAAGAACGCCTCGGCTCCCGTTCAGTATGCTGTCGACCCCGAGAAGCAGAGCACCCAGGCTGGCTCCCTTCGCGGCGACGGGAGAAGTTCGCTACCTACCGTCATCTTGCGGCTTGTGGAGAGGTTTTTCTGGAAGGTCGTCCAGGTAGCTCTGTTTATCGTCTTCAGCGT ATGGTGGATTTATGGTCTCGTCAAGTACCGACACACCGACGGCAAGGGATGGTTGATTCCCTCCTTGATCTACATCGCCATCTGTCTTCGCATCTTCTTCAACTTTGTTCCATCGTCTCTGGTCATGCGCCCTGTGCGCACCGTCTGGAAGCACACGGCTGTCCGGGTGTACGATCGAGTGCCtactcacctccaccacattCTTGCCGCCCTgatcgccgtcgccgtctTCTTGATCGGCACCTTTGTGCCTGAAGAGACCGGTGACAACACCCGCGCCAACCGGGCCATCTCCGTCTTCGGTCTCATGGTTATGCTTGGTCTCCTGACGCTTACGTCGCGAAACTGGAAGCTCATCCCCTGGCGTACCGTCATTGGTGGCATGCTGTCCCAGTACATCATTGCCATCTTCGTCCTTCGCACAAAGGCGGGCTACGACATCTTCAAGTTCATCTCGGACATGGCTCGTGCCCTGCTCGGCTTCGCCAAGGACGGTTTGATCTTCTTGACGGATGAGGATCTGGCCAACAGCAACTGGTTCTTGACCGGTGTCATTcccgccatcatcttcttcatcgcccTCGTCCAGATGTTGTACCACGTCGGCTTCCTCGCCTGGTTCATCCAGAAGTTtgccgtcttcttcttctggagtTTGAGAGTGTCTGGCGCCGAAGCCATCGTCGCGTCCGCCACCCCCTTTATTGGCCAGGGTGAATCGGCCGTCTTGATTCGTCCCTTCATGGACCATCTCACCAAGGCCGAAATCCACCAGATCATGACTTGCGGTTTTGCGACCATTGCTGGTTCCGTCTTGGTGGCCTACATTGGCATGGGTCTCAACCCCCAGGCTCTCGTGTCGTCTTGCATCATGTCCATTCCTGCCACCCTCGCCGTGTCCAAGATGCGCTGGCCCGAGACGGAGGAGCCCATCACCATGGGCAAGGTCGAGGTGCCCAAGaacgaggaagatgaggagacTGTCAACGCTCTTCACGCCTTCACCAACGGCTCGTGGCTCGGTCTCAAGATTGGTGCCACCATTGTGGCCTGCCTCTTGACCACGATTGCCTTCGTTGCCTTGATCAATGGTCTCCTCAAGTGGTGGGGCAGCTACTGGGGCATGGTGACTGACCCTCTCCTCGTCGACGAGAACAACAAGATCCTGTCCATCCAGCTCATTCTCTCCTACTGCCTTTATCCCGTCGCTTGGTTGCTGGGTGTGCCCAAGCAGGATCTTCTTTCGGTGGCTGAGCTCATTGGCACCAAGGTGGTCATCAACGAGTTCAAGGCTTTTGCCGATCTCGTCGACCCCAAGCAGAAGTTCGTCGATATGCTTCCCCGTTCCAAGCTTATCGCTACCTATGCCTGCTGC GGTTTCGGAAACATTGGTTCCCTCGGCATTCAGATTGGTGTTCTTTCCACCATTTCCCCCAAGCGGTCCGGTGATGTCGTCAAGGTgtccatctcggccttccTCTGCGGTGTTCTGTGCACCTTGACATCCGCCAGCATTGCCGGCATGCTCTACAACGATGGCATGATTGATATGTCGtaa